From Alphaproteobacteria bacterium 33-17:
TCCATATATGTTTCAAGTAACATTTTTTCTTCTTCGATTTTATGACGGTCTTTCTTCAGCATTTGAATAATTTTTTTAAGAGTTTTAATATCGTAGCCATTGCCTTTTGCTTCTGCATATAATTCTTTTAAGTCTTCGGCAATATTACTTTTTTCTTCTTCTAAGCGCTGAATTCTTGCTACGTATTGTTTTAATTGTTCTGCTGATACGGTGTATGTGTCTAATACTTCTGTCATATGATTCCTTATTTTATACTAAAAAATGATGTTATCGGCGCATGATCCGAGGGTTTTTCCTTAGAGCGCTCGTCTTTGTGAATAATTACTTGTTTAAGACAATTAGTCAACCCACAAGATGTAAGTATATGATCAATCCTCATGCCGTTGTTATTTTGCCACGCTCCAGCTCTGTAGTCCCACCATGTAAATTCTTCTCCATAAGGATTTATAGATCGGTAATTATCAGCCAAATTATGAGAAAGAAGACTAAAATACTTGTTTTTTTCGACTTTAGTAAAACATGTGGTGTTACTTAATATTTTCGGATTATGTACATCTATATCAGTTGGAGCAACATTAAAATCTCCCCCTAATATAAAATCTTCATCCCATTGTCTGATTTGAGCTAGATAATTATAATAGCTGTCTAAAAATGCAAGTTTATAAGCAAATTTGTCGCTTCCTACTTCACCTCCATTCGGAACATAAATACTTGCGCATCTTATAACCTTAGAATGATAATTGATCACAGCTTCAATATATCTGGCTTGCAATGGATCTGGGTTATCTTCAAATTCATAAATTACTTCATCAATTTTATGTTTTGATAAAATGGCTACCCCATTATAAGACTTCTGACCTTTAGTAACTATTTGATAGCCGAGATGATCAAGCTCAGGATGCGGAAAGTTATGATCCTCACATTTTGTCTCTTGAAGTAACAATATATCAGGTTCATGTAGGTTAATAAAGTCTATAAGGTTTTGAGTTCTTTGTTTAATTGAATTTATATTCCAGCTTGTAATTTTAAGCATTGTGCCACCTAGTTTTGTTGTATTTATGTCGCAGTATTACGCATAAGTCATGTATTTGGTTAAAAAATTAGTAAATTCTCTATTTATATGTTTAATTTAGCTTTATCATTATTAGCATAGCTTCACCATTTATAGGAAGTATAATGAACAAAAAATATGATTTAGTCGTTTTTTTCGGTAGATTTCAGCCCCTTCATTACGGACATATACATTTAATTGAGCATGCTTTCAGGCTTTCAAATAATTTGGTTATGTTATGTGGGTCAGCTCAGGAATCAAGAACTATCAAAAATCCTATGAATTTTAATGAAAGAGAGGCAATGATAAGAGAATGCGTTAAGCTTAAGCCTTATCAAAAACTTTTCATAGAACCTATTGCAGATACTAAAACAGATGAAGAATGGCGAGAAATAGCTTTATCAGTTGTCTATACTATAACATCCAATATTAAGCTAAATTCAGATGAAATGCCTAAAATAGCGATTGTTGGCTACTTTAAAGACGAAAGTTCTTATTATCTAAATATTTTCC
This genomic window contains:
- a CDS encoding DUF2312 domain-containing protein yields the protein MTEVLDTYTVSAEQLKQYVARIQRLEEEKSNIAEDLKELYAEAKGNGYDIKTLKKIIQMLKKDRHKIEEEKMLLETYMDALGL
- a CDS encoding exodeoxyribonuclease III codes for the protein MLKITSWNINSIKQRTQNLIDFINLHEPDILLLQETKCEDHNFPHPELDHLGYQIVTKGQKSYNGVAILSKHKIDEVIYEFEDNPDPLQARYIEAVINYHSKVIRCASIYVPNGGEVGSDKFAYKLAFLDSYYNYLAQIRQWDEDFILGGDFNVAPTDIDVHNPKILSNTTCFTKVEKNKYFSLLSHNLADNYRSINPYGEEFTWWDYRAGAWQNNNGMRIDHILTSCGLTNCLKQVIIHKDERSKEKPSDHAPITSFFSIK